The following are encoded together in the Bacteroidales bacterium genome:
- a CDS encoding NADH-quinone oxidoreductase subunit N has protein sequence MTFENLLLMRHEIVLTIIAIIILIAEIAMDDKKKLRVVPLAIGLFLVHTIIGFLPLRDGVLFGGMFNTNGTITLMKNILNVGVLIVFIQSWTWIRQENNRPKVSEYFLLLISTLIGMDFMISSGDFLMFYIGLELATIPLAALAAYERHKNRSAEAGVKLILSSALSSAILLYGISMIYGTTGSIYFTNIASAFSANPLQILAFIFFFSGMAFKISIVPFHLWAADVYEGAPVSITSYLSVISKGAAVFILMMVLYKVFPAITGMWQDVLWVTSVLTMTIGNLFALRQKNLKRFLAFSSISQAGFIFLGIIGSSPMGMSSVIYFSLVYIFSNLGAFGVISAIGNATGKENMEDYNGLYRTNPKLSLVMMLALFSLAGIPPVAGFFGKFFLFAAAAQQGFYYLVLIALLNTVVSLYYYLLIIKAMFLTKSDEAIAYFKSDWPTRIGLIACVAGIIIVGLYSPIFEMIRSLSFGI, from the coding sequence ATGACATTTGAAAACCTTTTATTGATGCGGCACGAAATCGTGCTGACAATCATTGCGATCATCATCCTGATTGCCGAAATCGCGATGGATGATAAAAAAAAGCTGAGGGTGGTACCTTTGGCAATAGGGCTTTTCCTTGTCCATACGATCATTGGCTTCCTGCCCCTCCGTGATGGAGTATTATTTGGCGGGATGTTCAATACCAATGGAACCATTACCCTGATGAAAAACATTCTAAATGTCGGCGTCCTGATTGTCTTTATACAATCATGGACCTGGATCAGGCAGGAGAATAACCGCCCGAAAGTGAGCGAATATTTTCTCCTGTTGATCTCGACGCTGATCGGGATGGATTTCATGATCTCCTCCGGTGATTTCCTGATGTTTTATATCGGGCTGGAGCTGGCCACCATTCCCCTGGCGGCATTGGCAGCATATGAGCGGCACAAGAACCGGTCGGCCGAAGCAGGTGTGAAACTGATCCTGTCTTCCGCGCTCTCTTCAGCCATCCTTCTTTATGGAATCTCCATGATTTACGGTACCACCGGTTCGATATATTTCACGAATATTGCATCTGCTTTCTCTGCGAATCCACTGCAAATCCTTGCCTTTATCTTTTTTTTCAGCGGAATGGCCTTCAAAATATCCATTGTACCGTTCCACCTCTGGGCTGCCGATGTTTATGAAGGTGCCCCGGTAAGCATCACTTCCTATCTCTCTGTCATCTCCAAAGGAGCTGCAGTATTTATCCTGATGATGGTGCTTTATAAAGTATTTCCGGCCATCACCGGTATGTGGCAGGATGTCCTCTGGGTTACCTCGGTGCTCACCATGACTATCGGAAACCTCTTCGCGTTGAGACAAAAGAACCTGAAGCGCTTCCTGGCCTTTTCATCGATCTCACAGGCAGGGTTTATTTTCCTTGGGATCATCGGGAGCAGTCCGATGGGAATGAGCTCAGTGATCTATTTCTCGCTGGTTTACATCTTCTCCAATTTGGGCGCATTCGGGGTCATTTCGGCCATTGGTAACGCGACCGGAAAAGAGAATATGGAAGACTATAACGGACTGTACCGCACCAACCCAAAGCTGAGCCTGGTGATGATGCTGGCGTTGTTTTCACTGGCAGGGATTCCACCGGTTGCCGGGTTCTTCGGAAAGTTTTTCCTCTTTGCGGCAGCCGCCCAGCAAGGATTCTATTACCTGGTGCTGATCGCTTTACTGAACACGGTCGTCTCACTCTATTATTATCTGTTGATCATTAAGGCCATGTTCCTGACAAAGAGTGATGAAGCAATAGCATATTTTAAAAGCGACTGGCCGACCAGGATCGGTTTGATCGCTTGCGTGGCCGGTATTATTATTGTTGGATTGTACAGCCCGATTTTTGAAATGATCAGGAGCCTCAGTTTTGGTATTTAA
- the tnpA gene encoding IS200/IS605 family transposase → MANSFTSINIHFVFSTKNRKNLIDDKMQSRLWEYIGGIAKQHNMVALAIGGTNNHVHMLVSMPAALSPAKSIQLIKSNSSKWVNEEFPNKNGFSWQVGYSGFSVSPRQIQNVINYITGQEEHHRIRSFEEEYISFLKDSVIEYDERYVWG, encoded by the coding sequence ATGGCAAATTCATTCACTTCTATCAACATTCATTTTGTGTTCAGCACAAAAAACAGGAAAAATCTCATCGACGACAAAATGCAATCACGTTTATGGGAATACATAGGCGGAATAGCAAAGCAGCATAATATGGTGGCCCTTGCTATAGGCGGGACAAATAACCACGTCCATATGTTGGTCTCTATGCCGGCTGCATTGAGTCCTGCAAAAAGCATTCAGCTGATCAAATCCAATTCCTCTAAATGGGTTAATGAAGAATTTCCCAACAAAAACGGATTTTCCTGGCAGGTAGGTTATTCAGGATTCAGTGTAAGCCCAAGACAAATACAAAATGTAATAAATTATATTACGGGGCAGGAAGAACATCATAGGATCAGGTCGTTCGAGGAGGAATATATTAGCTTTTTGAAAGACAGCGTCATTGAATATGATGAGCGATATGTTTGGGGTTGA